The following are encoded in a window of Mycobacterium vicinigordonae genomic DNA:
- the otsB gene encoding trehalose-phosphatase yields the protein MSVTIDPRRIDAVLFDTALACTETVENRLRDIHLGTGSFISDGRAPVAKAEQLGVRPERCAVVAAEDSGVDAARAGGFALVIRVGSDAGAADAVVTSTDEIRVRTGDKRISELPDALDVLSQIAGSTAVFFDFDGTLSEIVNDPDAARPAHGVPEALQKLAARCPVAILSGRDLADVSKRVGLPGIWYAGSHGFELTAPDGTHHQNEDAAAAIPVLEQAAAELRGRLSSIPGVVVEHKRFGVAVHYRNAARDRVGEVSAAVRTAGRRDALRVTTGREVIELRPDLDWDKGKTLRWVIEHLGPGSESLLPIYLGDDITDEDAFDAIREDGVPIMVRHSDDGDRATAAEYTLESPAAVAEFTDRLARQLDPR from the coding sequence ATGTCGGTCACCATCGATCCGCGACGTATCGACGCCGTTCTGTTTGACACGGCGTTGGCCTGCACCGAAACGGTCGAGAACCGGTTACGCGACATCCACCTCGGCACCGGCAGCTTCATCTCCGACGGCCGCGCGCCCGTCGCGAAGGCCGAGCAGTTGGGGGTGCGCCCGGAACGTTGCGCCGTCGTCGCCGCCGAAGACTCGGGTGTCGACGCTGCCCGGGCGGGCGGATTCGCATTGGTGATCCGGGTCGGGAGCGACGCTGGTGCTGCGGACGCGGTGGTCACCAGTACCGATGAAATCCGCGTCCGCACCGGAGACAAGCGCATCTCCGAGCTGCCCGATGCCCTGGACGTGCTGAGCCAAATCGCCGGTTCAACTGCAGTCTTCTTCGACTTCGACGGCACCCTGTCGGAGATCGTGAACGATCCCGACGCGGCCAGGCCTGCCCACGGGGTGCCGGAGGCGCTCCAAAAGCTAGCGGCGCGGTGCCCGGTCGCGATCCTCAGCGGGCGCGACCTCGCCGATGTGTCCAAACGTGTCGGCCTGCCTGGTATCTGGTACGCCGGCAGTCACGGCTTCGAGCTCACGGCGCCGGACGGTACTCACCACCAGAATGAGGACGCGGCCGCGGCCATACCGGTTCTCGAACAGGCAGCCGCCGAGTTACGTGGACGGCTCAGCTCCATACCCGGCGTTGTGGTGGAACACAAGCGGTTCGGCGTCGCGGTGCACTACCGCAACGCGGCACGGGATCGAGTGGGCGAGGTGTCCGCGGCGGTGCGCACCGCGGGCCGCCGCGACGCACTACGTGTGACGACCGGACGCGAGGTCATCGAGCTACGCCCAGATCTGGACTGGGACAAGGGAAAAACACTGCGCTGGGTCATCGAGCATCTAGGCCCGGGAAGCGAGTCCCTGCTGCCGATCTACCTCGGTGACGATATCACCGACGAGGACGCATTCGACGCGATCCGCGAAGACGGGGTGCCGATCATGGTGCGGCACAGCGACGACGGCGATCGTGCCACAGCCGCCGAGTACACCTTGGAAAGTCCGGCCGCGGTCGCCGAGTTCACCGATCGATTGGCACGCCAACTCGATCCCAGGTAG
- a CDS encoding wax ester/triacylglycerol synthase domain-containing protein: protein MARLATLEAGPIGSPGRARYPSMAMGAAALLAGPAPDNHRITALLAEHIEPEFDPARHIQRVSLPPPGDDAELSRAIAHALERPLDPARPQWECWIIERVADDRWAILIKAHHSMAPAAQLFARLCDGGAGMFANTLVPKQVSPSNSAHLSWPDTLLRAPFGVVKAAAGVVTGTTIGLVAAAGNIAALTSPVGSQNTLRHYRTVRVPRATAEDVARKFGVSPDDVALAAVAEGFRTALLRRGERPRADSLRSVGSVLSPLPVHHDDPVMQLRAVHTAALQNGALPTGYSPLALCNKAIQVLTGASRSRVVTLASHASGPRRPLTLMGRQIVELLPIPPTAPQLSTGVAVFGYGDELVFGLTADYDGAPMLEHLAAGIEAGMTRLAALTQNSVVPFARRRRRSPRALPNGAAPSRPSPLRARRP from the coding sequence ATGGCACGATTGGCGACACTGGAGGCGGGGCCCATCGGCAGTCCCGGACGCGCCCGCTACCCAAGCATGGCGATGGGAGCCGCGGCCCTTCTGGCGGGGCCGGCTCCGGACAACCACCGCATCACGGCTTTGCTGGCTGAACACATCGAGCCCGAATTCGACCCCGCACGCCATATCCAGCGGGTGTCGCTGCCACCACCCGGCGACGACGCCGAATTGTCCCGCGCCATCGCCCACGCCCTGGAACGCCCCCTCGATCCGGCGCGTCCGCAGTGGGAGTGCTGGATCATCGAGCGAGTCGCCGACGATCGCTGGGCGATCTTGATCAAGGCCCACCACAGCATGGCGCCGGCCGCTCAACTGTTCGCCCGGCTCTGCGACGGCGGCGCCGGCATGTTCGCCAACACGCTTGTGCCGAAACAGGTTTCGCCGTCCAATTCCGCTCATCTCAGCTGGCCCGATACCCTGCTGCGGGCGCCATTCGGCGTCGTCAAGGCCGCGGCGGGGGTCGTCACTGGGACCACGATCGGCCTTGTCGCCGCGGCCGGCAACATAGCGGCGTTGACCTCTCCGGTCGGTTCGCAGAACACGCTGAGGCATTACCGCACGGTCCGGGTCCCCCGCGCCACCGCCGAGGACGTGGCCAGAAAGTTCGGAGTCAGTCCCGACGATGTCGCACTGGCGGCCGTCGCCGAGGGCTTCCGGACCGCGCTGCTCCGCCGCGGCGAGCGACCACGGGCCGATTCGCTGAGATCTGTGGGATCGGTGCTCTCGCCGTTGCCGGTACACCACGACGACCCCGTGATGCAACTGCGGGCGGTGCACACCGCCGCCCTGCAGAACGGCGCGCTCCCAACTGGATATTCACCATTAGCATTGTGCAACAAGGCAATTCAAGTGCTTACCGGCGCATCGCGCAGCCGTGTCGTGACGCTGGCCAGCCATGCGTCGGGACCGCGACGACCATTGACGCTGATGGGCCGGCAGATCGTGGAGTTGCTGCCAATCCCACCGACTGCCCCCCAGCTCAGCACCGGAGTCGCGGTGTTCGGTTACGGCGACGAGCTGGTGTTCGGCCTCACCGCCGACTACGACGGCGCACCCATGCTCGAGCACTTGGCCGCGGGCATCGAAGCGGGCATGACCCGGCTGGCGGCACTTACCCAAAACTCGGTCGTGCCCTTCGCGCGCCGGCGCAGGCGCTCCCCACGGGCCCTGCCCAATGGTGCTGCGCCGTCGCGGCCATCGCCGCTGCGAGCGCGCCGCCCCTGA
- a CDS encoding error-prone DNA polymerase encodes MGWYHGPPSWAEMERVLDSKPRHAGEPVPAGPPDPSLDAPQSHTRGSYKAKPDGQRVRSSVAYAELHAHSAYSFLDGASTPEEMVEEAARLDLRALALTDHDGLYGAVRFAEAATELGVRTVFGAELSLSCQARTEEPDPPGPHLLVLARGPEGYRRLSRQLAAAHLAGGEKGKLRYDLDALGEAADGHWHILTGCRKGSVRQALSSGGPDAARRALADLVDRFGAHRVSIELTHHGQPLDDERNAMLAGLAPHFGVGVVATTGAHFAHPSRRRLAMAMGAIRARQSLDAASGWLAPLGGSHLRSGQEMARLFAQRPDAVTAAAELGEQCAFGLALIAPQLPPFDVPAGHTEDSWLRALTIRGAADRYGPAERARKAYAQIEHELKVIAQLKFPGYFLVVHDITRFCRDHDILCQGRGSAANSAVCYALGVTAVDPIANDLLFERFLSPARDGPPDIDIDIESDQREKVIQYVYDKYGRDYAAQVANVITYRARSAVRDMARALGFSQGQQDAWSKQISHWSGQPSDIEGIPEQVVDLANQIRNLPRHMGIHSGGMVICDRPIADVCPVEWARMENRSVLQWDKDDCAAIGLVKFDLLGLGMLSALHYARDLVAEHKGIEVDFARLDLSEPAVYEMLQRADSVGVFQVESRAQMATLPRLRPRVFYDLVVEVALIRPGPIQGGSVHPYIRRRNGLDPVVYDHPSMESALQKTLGVPLFQEQLMQLAVDCAGFSAAEADQLRRAMGSKRSTERMRELRDRFYDGMRRLHGADDEVIERTYEKLEAFANFGFPESHALSFASLVFYSSWFKLHHPAAFCAALLRAQPMGFYSPQSLVADARRHGVLVHGPCVNASLASATLQNAGTEVRLGLGAVRHIGDDLAEKLVDERKANGPFVSLLDLTTRLQLSVPQTEALATSGALGCFEMSRRQALWAAGAAATQRPDRLPGVGSSSHIPALPGMSELELAAADVWATGVSPDSYPTQFLRADLDALGVIPAVKLGSVSDGDRVLIAGAVTHRQRPATAQGVTFVNLEDETGMVNVLCTPGVWMRHRKLAQTSPALLIRGQVQNASGAVTVVAERIGRINLAVGSKSRDFR; translated from the coding sequence ATGGGTTGGTACCACGGTCCGCCGAGTTGGGCCGAAATGGAGCGAGTTCTGGACAGCAAGCCGCGCCATGCCGGCGAGCCGGTGCCGGCCGGCCCGCCTGATCCGTCCCTGGATGCGCCGCAATCGCACACACGTGGCTCATATAAAGCAAAACCGGACGGGCAACGGGTCCGCTCGTCCGTCGCGTATGCCGAATTGCATGCGCATTCGGCGTACAGCTTCCTCGACGGGGCCAGCACGCCGGAGGAGATGGTCGAGGAGGCCGCCCGGCTGGATCTGCGCGCGCTGGCGCTGACCGACCACGACGGCCTGTACGGGGCGGTGCGGTTTGCCGAAGCCGCCACCGAGTTGGGCGTGCGCACGGTGTTCGGCGCCGAACTCTCCTTGAGCTGCCAGGCTCGCACCGAGGAGCCAGACCCGCCAGGTCCGCACCTGTTGGTGTTGGCTCGCGGTCCCGAAGGGTATCGGCGGCTGTCCCGGCAGTTGGCTGCGGCGCACCTTGCCGGGGGCGAGAAGGGCAAGCTGCGCTACGACCTCGACGCACTGGGCGAAGCAGCCGACGGCCACTGGCACATTCTCACCGGATGTCGCAAAGGGTCTGTGCGCCAAGCGCTTTCCAGTGGAGGGCCCGATGCTGCGCGTCGCGCCCTGGCCGACCTGGTGGATCGGTTCGGGGCGCACCGGGTGAGCATCGAACTGACCCACCACGGTCAGCCTCTCGACGACGAGCGCAACGCGATGCTCGCCGGGTTAGCCCCGCATTTCGGGGTCGGTGTGGTGGCCACCACCGGAGCGCACTTCGCCCATCCGTCGCGGCGCCGACTGGCTATGGCGATGGGCGCGATCAGGGCCCGTCAATCCCTGGACGCTGCCTCCGGCTGGCTGGCCCCGCTGGGCGGCTCGCACCTGCGCTCCGGGCAGGAGATGGCGCGGCTGTTCGCCCAGCGGCCGGATGCGGTCACCGCGGCCGCCGAACTCGGGGAGCAGTGCGCGTTCGGCCTGGCGCTCATCGCGCCGCAGCTGCCGCCGTTCGACGTCCCGGCCGGGCATACCGAGGACAGCTGGCTGCGGGCACTGACTATTAGGGGCGCCGCCGATCGCTACGGTCCCGCCGAACGGGCACGCAAGGCGTACGCTCAGATTGAGCACGAACTGAAAGTTATTGCGCAACTGAAATTTCCGGGATATTTCCTGGTGGTGCACGACATCACCCGGTTCTGTCGCGACCACGACATCCTGTGCCAGGGCCGGGGATCGGCGGCCAACTCTGCGGTCTGCTATGCCCTCGGTGTTACCGCCGTAGACCCGATCGCCAACGACTTGTTGTTCGAGCGGTTCCTGTCGCCCGCCCGTGACGGGCCACCCGACATCGACATCGACATCGAGTCCGATCAGCGTGAGAAGGTGATCCAGTACGTTTACGACAAGTACGGCCGTGACTACGCCGCCCAGGTGGCCAACGTCATCACCTACCGCGCCCGCAGCGCGGTGCGCGACATGGCACGTGCCCTGGGTTTCTCGCAGGGACAGCAGGATGCGTGGAGCAAGCAGATCAGCCACTGGTCGGGCCAGCCTTCCGATATCGAAGGCATTCCCGAGCAAGTGGTGGATTTGGCAAACCAAATCCGAAATCTGCCGCGGCACATGGGTATCCATTCCGGAGGTATGGTGATCTGCGACCGTCCGATCGCCGACGTGTGCCCGGTGGAATGGGCCCGCATGGAGAACCGCAGCGTCCTGCAGTGGGACAAAGACGACTGTGCCGCAATCGGTTTGGTGAAGTTCGACCTGCTGGGGCTGGGCATGCTGTCGGCCCTGCACTATGCGCGGGATCTGGTGGCCGAGCACAAGGGCATCGAGGTGGACTTTGCCCGGCTCGACCTGTCCGAACCCGCGGTGTACGAAATGCTGCAGCGGGCCGATTCGGTCGGGGTGTTCCAGGTGGAGTCGCGCGCGCAGATGGCTACCCTGCCGCGACTGCGGCCCCGGGTCTTCTACGACCTGGTGGTGGAGGTCGCGCTGATCCGGCCAGGGCCCATCCAGGGTGGGTCGGTGCACCCTTACATCCGGCGGCGCAACGGACTGGATCCGGTGGTGTATGACCACCCGTCGATGGAGTCGGCACTGCAGAAGACGCTGGGGGTGCCGCTTTTTCAGGAGCAACTGATGCAACTCGCGGTCGACTGCGCGGGCTTCTCCGCCGCCGAAGCCGATCAATTGCGCCGCGCCATGGGATCCAAGCGCTCGACCGAACGCATGCGCGAACTACGCGATCGCTTCTACGACGGCATGCGCCGGTTGCACGGTGCCGATGACGAGGTGATCGAGCGGACTTACGAAAAGCTGGAGGCGTTCGCCAACTTCGGCTTCCCCGAGAGTCACGCGCTGTCGTTCGCGTCGCTGGTGTTCTACTCGTCGTGGTTCAAGCTGCACCATCCGGCGGCGTTCTGCGCCGCTTTGTTGCGCGCCCAGCCGATGGGTTTCTATTCGCCGCAATCACTGGTGGCCGATGCGCGCCGGCACGGGGTGTTGGTGCATGGTCCGTGTGTCAACGCCAGCCTGGCTTCCGCGACGCTGCAGAACGCGGGAACGGAGGTACGCCTCGGCCTGGGTGCAGTGCGCCATATTGGCGACGACCTGGCCGAGAAACTGGTCGACGAACGAAAAGCCAACGGCCCCTTCGTTTCTCTGCTCGACCTGACGACCCGGCTGCAATTGAGCGTGCCGCAGACCGAGGCGTTGGCGACGTCCGGGGCGCTGGGCTGCTTTGAGATGTCGCGCCGGCAGGCGCTGTGGGCGGCCGGGGCGGCGGCCACCCAACGGCCGGACCGGTTACCGGGGGTGGGCTCGTCGTCACACATCCCGGCGCTACCCGGGATGAGCGAGCTGGAGCTGGCCGCCGCCGACGTGTGGGCCACCGGTGTCTCCCCGGACAGCTATCCGACCCAGTTCCTGCGGGCCGACCTCGACGCGCTAGGGGTGATACCGGCGGTGAAGTTGGGGTCGGTGTCCGACGGGGACCGGGTGCTGATCGCCGGGGCGGTGACACACCGGCAGCGGCCCGCCACCGCCCAGGGGGTGACGTTCGTCAACCTCGAAGACGAGACCGGCATGGTCAACGTGCTCTGCACGCCAGGAGTGTGGATGCGGCACCGCAAGCTGGCGCAGACGTCGCCGGCGCTGCTGATCCGCGGTCAGGTACAGAACGCCAGTGGCGCGGTGACCGTGGTCGCCGAACGAATCGGTCGGATCAATCTTGCCGTCGGCTCGAAGTCCCGGGATTTCCGATGA